The Neovison vison isolate M4711 chromosome 13, ASM_NN_V1, whole genome shotgun sequence genome includes a region encoding these proteins:
- the PTGDR gene encoding prostaglandin D2 receptor, with product MRPPPYRCHNTTSVEKGNSATMGGVLFSAGLLGNLLALGLLARSGLGSCPPRPPPSVFYVLVCGLTITDLLGKSLVSPFVLAAYAQNRSLWGLAPASGSSLCQAYAFFMSFFGLASTLQLLAMALECWLSLGHPFFYRRHITLRRGALVAPVVGAFCLAFCALPFVGFGKFVQYCPGTWCFIQMVHEERSLSVLGYSVLYASLMALLVLAIVLCNLSAMRNLYAMHRRLRRRPRYGAPGRVEPGPYDREAAAQPLEELDHLLLLALMTVLFTMCSLPLIYRAYYGAFKTVHEIDGNSEEMEDLRALRFLSVISIVDPWIFIIFRTSVFRMFFHKIFIRPLTYRNWPNNSCRANMESSL from the exons ATGCGGCCGCCGCCCTACCGCTGTCACAACACCACCTCGGTGGAGAAGGGCAACTCGGCGACAATGGGCGGGGTGCTCTTCAGCGCGGGCCTCCTGGGCAACCTGCTGGCCCTCGGGCTTCTGGCGCGCTCGGGACTGGGGTCGTGCCCGCCGCGCCCGCCGCCCTCGGTCTTCTACGTGCTGGTGTGCGGCCTGACGATCACAGACTTGCTGGGCAAATCCCTCGTGAGCCCCTTCGTGCTGGCCGCCTACGCGCAGAACCGGAGCCTGTGGGGACTGGCGCCCGCGTCGGGCAGCTCCCTGTGCCAAGCCTACGCCTTCTTCATGTCCTTCTTTGGGCTTGCCTCGACGCTGCAGCTCCTGGCCATGGCCCTGGAGTGCTGGCTGTCCTTGGGGCACCCCTTTTTCTACCGACGGCACATCACCCTGCGCCGCGGCGCGCTCGTGGCGCCGGTCGTGGGCGCCTTCTGTCTGGCTTTCTGCGCGCTGCCCTTCGTGGGCTTCGGGAAGTTCGTGCAGTACTGTCCCGGCACCTGGTGCTTCATCCAGATGGTGCACGAGGAGCGTTCGTTGTCTGTGCTGGGCTACTCGGTGCTCTACGCCAGCCTCATGGCGCTGCTGGTCCTTGCCATCGTGCTGTGCAACTTGAGCGCCATGCGCAACCTCTACGCGATGCaccggcggctgcggcggcgccCGCGCTACGGCGCTCCGGGACGCGTCGAGCCGGGGCCCTATGACCGGGAGGCGGCCGCACAGCCCCTGGAGGAGCTGGAccacctgctgctgctggccctcATGACCGTGCTTTTCACTATGTGCTCCCTGCCTTTAATA tatCGTGCTTACTATGGAGCATTTAAAACTGTCCATGAGATAGATGGAAACTCTGAAGAAATGGAAGACCTCCGAGCCTTGCGTTTTCTGTCTGTAATCTCCATTGTGGACCCTTGgattttcataattttcagaaCATCAGTATTTCGGATGTTTTTTCACAAGATTTTCATAAGGCCTCTTACGTACAGAAATTGGCCCAACAATTCCTGCCGAGCTAACATGGAGTCCAGTCTGTGA